In a genomic window of Gemella haemolysans ATCC 10379:
- a CDS encoding phosphotransferase family protein, protein MSKEYYQMGWTLDDTYNEDYFCSRDNQRYFIKKNTTPMIATLSAEGIVPRLRWTKRISNGDVLIAQDFENGRTLNTEDMTDKRIPEILKKVHGSSKLKRIMKAQGYAEETAARSLCNLKSIIADDLRKNNNIIDALNYLEKCLPDDDVEYTPCHTDLHKDNWLLSDQGKLFLVDWEHSILCDPAIDISFVLYRYIPQNEWNEWLKIYGQEPTIKYRNRLKWYITLQSVIMIVWYHEKKQLSEMNSWLVFLNSIFNDFI, encoded by the coding sequence ATGTCTAAAGAATATTATCAGATGGGCTGGACTTTAGATGATACATATAACGAAGATTATTTTTGTTCGAGAGATAATCAACGTTACTTTATAAAAAAAAATACTACTCCGATGATAGCAACTCTTTCTGCAGAAGGTATTGTACCTAGATTAAGATGGACTAAGCGAATTAGTAATGGAGATGTATTAATCGCACAAGATTTTGAAAATGGTAGAACGTTAAATACGGAAGATATGACGGACAAACGTATACCTGAAATTTTGAAAAAAGTGCATGGATCATCAAAATTAAAAAGAATTATGAAAGCTCAAGGTTATGCTGAAGAAACAGCAGCTAGATCGCTTTGTAATTTAAAATCAATTATTGCTGATGACCTTAGAAAAAATAATAATATTATCGATGCATTAAATTATTTAGAAAAGTGTTTACCAGATGACGATGTAGAATATACACCTTGTCACACGGATTTACATAAAGATAACTGGTTACTTTCAGATCAAGGTAAGTTATTTTTAGTAGATTGGGAACACTCTATACTTTGTGACCCTGCTATTGATATTTCATTTGTATTATATCGATATATTCCACAAAATGAATGGAATGAATGGTTAAAAATTTATGGGCAAGAACCGACAATAAAGTATAGAAATAGACTAAAATGGTATATAACTTTACAATCTGTCATAATGATAGTTTGGTATCATGAGAAGAAACAATTATCAGAAATGAACTCGTGGTTAGTCTTTTTAAATAGTATTTTTAACGATTTTATATAA
- a CDS encoding MerR family transcriptional regulator, which yields MGFKELQKNLPVFSISVVTKITQLTARQIRYYEEKKLFTPKRTEGNTRLFSFNDIDKLLTIKDLITKGFSLKAIDEIINKKEVPAETTQIRQIIHNDIFAGPNGLPRERSIGRGDLSRFYNNKNNKF from the coding sequence ATGGGGTTTAAAGAATTACAAAAAAATCTTCCAGTTTTTTCTATAAGTGTAGTAACAAAAATTACTCAACTTACTGCAAGACAAATAAGATACTATGAAGAAAAAAAACTCTTCACTCCAAAACGTACTGAAGGTAATACTAGGCTTTTTTCTTTTAATGATATCGATAAATTATTAACTATTAAAGACTTAATTACAAAAGGCTTTAGTCTAAAAGCTATCGATGAAATTATTAACAAAAAAGAAGTACCTGCTGAAACAACTCAAATCAGACAGATTATCCATAACGATATTTTCGCAGGACCAAATGGTTTGCCTAGAGAACGCTCAATTGGACGTGGTGATTTATCTAGATTTTATAACAACAAAAACAATAAATTTTAG
- a CDS encoding pseudouridine synthase gives MRLDKFISTTTTLSRAEAKKVIKKGILINDKLIKSPDYKVDEINDQVILDGKRLVYQKYVYIMMNKPQDTISATEDAIEKTVVDILKEEDRIHKVFPVGRLDKDTEGLMLLTNDGELAHRLISPKKDVVKKYYVEVSGELKEEHLPIIEAGVTLEDGYKCKAAKLEILESNEDESKANIYITEGKFHQVKRMMKSLGTTVTYLKRLSIGSLKLDENLKLGDYRYLTEEELNKLNK, from the coding sequence GTGAGGCTAGATAAATTTATTAGTACAACTACGACATTAAGTAGAGCAGAAGCGAAAAAAGTTATTAAAAAGGGGATATTAATTAACGACAAATTAATAAAGAGTCCTGATTATAAGGTTGATGAGATTAATGATCAGGTAATTTTAGATGGAAAAAGGTTGGTTTATCAAAAATATGTCTATATTATGATGAACAAGCCGCAAGATACGATATCTGCAACAGAAGATGCGATTGAAAAAACAGTTGTGGATATTTTAAAAGAAGAAGATCGCATTCACAAAGTATTTCCAGTCGGTAGACTTGATAAGGATACTGAAGGACTTATGTTGCTGACGAATGATGGAGAGTTAGCTCATAGATTGATATCTCCCAAAAAAGATGTAGTAAAAAAATACTATGTTGAGGTAAGTGGAGAATTGAAAGAGGAGCATCTTCCAATTATTGAAGCTGGTGTAACACTAGAAGATGGATATAAATGTAAGGCTGCTAAATTAGAAATACTAGAAAGCAACGAGGATGAGAGTAAAGCAAATATATACATAACTGAAGGGAAATTTCATCAAGTGAAAAGAATGATGAAATCACTAGGGACAACAGTAACATATTTAAAGAGATTATCTATTGGTAGTTTAAAATTAGATGAGAATCTAAAATTAGGTGATTATAGATATTTAACAGAAGAGGAACTAAATAAATTAAATAAATAA
- the pepV gene encoding dipeptidase PepV, producing the protein MSIDFKKEVLNHKEDLLKDLFELLSVRSILGTDITEETPFGSGPREALDLILSFGERDGYKTKLVENKAGHIEVGQGEELFGILGHVDVVPVVEADWTSHPFKPEIRDGKIFARGSLDDKGPTMAAYYAVKLLDKLGVKWNKRVRVIIGSDEETGFRCVEAYFKHEEQPASGFTPDAMFPLVYAEKARATFDHKLKFVVEDGNYNYKLVKFNGGQVLNMVIASAKAELVGEVSDIKEKFENFLVLEKLDGEVTVEDTIKLTLKGKAAHGSTPQYGVNGATKLAEFLSTLGLDNNGKNFVDYIVEKLANDPFGEKLGIDYSDNEMGEATYNYGIIDYDLLKKVGIVSTDCRHPMKFDLVARLNGVKVDNIDIEVTSTKEAHYVPKDDELVTTLMDVYRKHTGDTKNDAFVLGGGTYARCLKKGVAFGLLFPDKEDTMHQANEYLEVEDLLLATAIYAEGIYKLCCE; encoded by the coding sequence ATGAGTATCGATTTTAAAAAAGAGGTTCTTAATCATAAGGAGGACTTACTTAAAGATTTATTTGAGTTATTGAGTGTACGTTCAATTTTAGGAACAGATATAACTGAGGAAACTCCATTTGGAAGCGGACCAAGAGAAGCATTAGACCTAATTTTATCTTTTGGTGAACGTGATGGTTACAAGACTAAATTAGTAGAAAATAAAGCTGGACATATTGAAGTAGGGCAAGGTGAAGAATTATTTGGTATTCTTGGTCACGTTGATGTGGTACCTGTAGTAGAAGCAGACTGGACTAGTCATCCATTTAAACCAGAAATAAGAGATGGTAAAATATTTGCTCGTGGGTCATTAGATGACAAAGGGCCTACAATGGCAGCTTATTACGCGGTTAAGTTATTGGATAAACTTGGTGTAAAATGGAATAAACGTGTAAGAGTTATTATTGGAAGTGATGAAGAAACTGGATTTAGATGTGTTGAAGCGTACTTTAAACACGAAGAACAACCAGCATCTGGATTTACACCAGATGCAATGTTCCCATTAGTGTATGCTGAAAAAGCAAGAGCAACTTTCGATCACAAATTGAAATTTGTGGTAGAAGATGGCAACTATAATTATAAACTTGTTAAATTTAATGGTGGTCAAGTTTTAAATATGGTTATTGCCAGTGCAAAAGCTGAATTAGTTGGTGAAGTATCAGATATTAAAGAAAAATTTGAAAACTTCTTAGTACTAGAAAAACTAGATGGTGAAGTTACTGTTGAAGATACAATTAAACTTACACTTAAAGGAAAAGCAGCACACGGATCAACACCACAATATGGAGTTAATGGTGCAACAAAATTAGCAGAATTTTTAAGTACATTAGGACTAGATAATAATGGTAAAAACTTTGTAGATTATATAGTAGAAAAACTTGCTAATGATCCATTCGGCGAAAAATTAGGAATTGATTATTCTGATAATGAAATGGGAGAAGCTACATATAACTATGGTATTATAGATTATGATTTATTGAAAAAGGTTGGTATTGTTTCAACGGATTGTCGTCATCCTATGAAGTTTGATTTAGTAGCTAGATTGAATGGAGTTAAGGTAGATAATATTGATATTGAAGTTACAAGTACTAAAGAAGCGCATTATGTACCGAAAGATGATGAATTAGTAACTACGTTAATGGATGTTTATAGAAAACATACAGGGGATACTAAAAATGATGCGTTTGTATTAGGTGGAGGAACATATGCACGTTGCCTTAAAAAAGGTGTTGCATTTGGATTACTTTTCCCTGATAAAGAAGATACTATGCATCAAGCAAATGAATATTTAGAAGTAGAAGATTTATTATTAGCTACTGCAATTTATGCAGAAGGAATTTACAAACTTTGTTGTGAATAA
- a CDS encoding putative polysaccharide biosynthesis protein — MKILKKDSLFKGTAILSLSLILTKILGAIYLIPFYQIIGGEEQMALFNYGYSYYATILEISGAGTPLAIAKLVAKYNAIGAYSVSRRIYKLGSWLLVVMGIVGFCILFFGSGFISDQILISNQQKFTPQDGALVLKSLSFGIPLVLVSSGLRGLFQGHEIMLPSALSQFIEQVARIAFMLGATYFIMKVLGYGVVEGNVSATFAAAVGAVFSLITLFFFYSKNRRSLDFNIEDDEVQLDISTSALVKEFFSVSIPFIFIVGLFPILNIIDQHNFIHGMTEIGKADIVDGRFSALQLVNKVVMIAVAIAPAFSSTFLPSITRLFAQGDRITVSSQINKVILSLMMIVLPALVGMYVLADPIYSAFYSRSLENADLLRFYLPLAVLYSIYSLTSIIMQAVNKQLLNLAAIIVGLVVKYVTITPFVMKFETNGVILSSITTYLVMISINLVIINTAVRLKIFEFLSRFLIILSSCFIMFITVAAIYESILSNFVIESKISSMILIMICAIFGIVIYFFSITMMKFDEYLFGRKIKISSLRRLRR, encoded by the coding sequence GTGAAAATTTTGAAAAAAGATTCCTTGTTTAAAGGGACTGCGATACTTAGTTTAAGTTTGATTTTAACGAAAATTTTAGGTGCGATATATCTTATTCCTTTTTATCAGATAATTGGTGGAGAGGAGCAAATGGCTTTATTCAATTACGGATATAGTTATTATGCTACGATACTTGAGATATCTGGAGCAGGAACACCTCTTGCAATAGCGAAATTGGTTGCCAAATATAATGCAATAGGAGCATATAGTGTTAGTAGAAGAATTTATAAACTAGGATCTTGGTTACTAGTAGTAATGGGGATAGTTGGTTTTTGTATCTTATTTTTTGGTTCAGGATTTATATCTGATCAAATTCTTATAAGTAATCAACAAAAATTTACTCCACAAGATGGTGCCTTGGTGCTTAAAAGTTTAAGTTTTGGTATTCCATTAGTTTTAGTATCTTCAGGTCTTAGAGGATTATTCCAAGGGCACGAGATAATGTTGCCTTCAGCACTGAGTCAATTTATTGAACAGGTAGCTCGAATTGCTTTTATGTTAGGTGCAACATATTTCATTATGAAGGTACTAGGATATGGAGTAGTTGAAGGGAATGTTAGTGCTACATTTGCAGCTGCAGTTGGAGCTGTTTTTTCTTTAATTACACTTTTCTTTTTTTATTCTAAAAATAGACGAAGTTTAGATTTTAATATAGAAGATGATGAAGTACAACTTGACATTTCAACATCAGCATTAGTGAAGGAATTCTTCTCAGTTTCTATACCATTTATATTTATAGTAGGTCTATTTCCAATTCTAAATATTATAGACCAACATAATTTTATTCATGGGATGACAGAAATAGGGAAAGCGGATATTGTAGATGGAAGATTCTCAGCATTACAGCTTGTTAATAAAGTAGTAATGATTGCAGTTGCTATTGCTCCAGCGTTTTCTAGTACATTTTTACCTTCTATTACTAGATTGTTTGCCCAAGGTGATAGAATCACTGTTAGTAGTCAAATTAATAAAGTTATTTTGTCATTAATGATGATTGTACTTCCAGCTCTAGTTGGAATGTATGTTCTTGCTGATCCAATTTATTCTGCTTTTTATAGTAGAAGTTTAGAAAATGCTGATTTACTAAGATTTTATTTACCTCTAGCAGTGCTATATTCTATTTATAGTTTAACAAGTATAATTATGCAAGCTGTAAATAAGCAACTATTAAATCTTGCAGCGATTATAGTGGGGTTAGTAGTTAAGTACGTAACTATTACTCCATTTGTTATGAAATTTGAGACGAATGGTGTAATTTTATCTTCAATCACAACTTACCTTGTGATGATTAGTATAAACTTAGTTATTATAAATACAGCGGTTAGACTTAAAATTTTTGAGTTCCTATCTAGATTTTTAATAATCTTAAGTAGTTGCTTTATCATGTTTATCACTGTTGCAGCTATTTATGAATCGATATTATCTAATTTTGTTATTGAATCAAAAATTTCAAGTATGATACTAATTATGATTTGTGCAATCTTTGGTATTGTTATCTATTTCTTCAGTATAACTATGATGAAATTCGATGAATATTTATTTGGAAGAAAGATTAAAATTTCATCTTTAAGAAGATTAAGGAGATAA